CCGAGTTCGTCCTGCACCCTGTCCGGGTCACCGCGCTCGATGGCCTCACACGCTTCATAGGCCTCGTCGATGATGTACCGCCGCAAGCTTCCGGGCGTCTGGCGCCGGTCCCAGGGGCAGCCGTCGGGCGCCCGGAGCCGCGCCATGATCCGCACGAGCGCCTCCATCCCCTCCCCGGCCCCGGGTAGTTCGCCGTCGGCCGGCGGCACGTACACGCCGGTGCCGGGCCCGAAGTCACGCCTCCTGTCCAGTTCGCCAAGGACCGTCCATTCCACTCGGGCCTGCGCCGTCCCGGCCGCATGTACGACCGCCACCGGCTGCGTTCGGCCTCTTGCCCGCTGGAGAGCCGCCTTCACCTGCGCGGCCAGCACGGGGGAGTCGAGGTGCAGGACGAGGTATCCCCGCCGGCGCTCCCACGCCATGCCCGAGGGGGGCGGCAGCGCGTCGGAGAGGGGGGCGAATCGAGCGAGCTGACGGGCGTCAATGTATGCGGCGCCACTCGCCACCGGGTCGACCCGGAGTTCCACCCAGGCCGCCTCAGGGCCGCTGGGGCTGGGCACCAGTTCCACGGCGCCCTGCTCCATAGCCCGGGCCAGCAGGTGGCCAACACTTGGCTCCCCCACGAGCGGATGCCCGGGGACGCCGTAGACGACCCGGTCCGGCGCGCCCGCCGCCTCCTCCAATAGCCTGTCCGCCATGGCCCTCCAGGCGTCCTCGAGGGTGGGCGCCCGCTCCACGTACTCGTCGAGCGCCGTAAACGCCACGCCCCAGGCCCGCAGGGTTTCCGCGACGGGGTGGGCGCGCGTCCTAAGGAAAAGCCGCTTCGCCTGCCGCAGCGCGTGCTCGGCCCGCACCGTCAACAGGTCGGCGGGCCCCGGCCCCAGCCCTACCACGGTGATCTGCATGTGCGCGCCTCCTGCCGCAGGGATCTTAGCCTCCGCGGCCCCGCTCATACAAGCGGCTGCCGGCGTCGCACACTATCTGGTGGGAGGGACGGGAAAGGAGTCACCCGCCAAAATGGCAAACAGGCGGCGTTATGTTGCCCTGACCACGCTCGGGTTGCTGGCGGTGGCGGGCGTGGTTTTCTACCTCTCCGGCTTCCCCGGCGACCGCACCGGGCCCGGCAGCCAGCCGAAGGATGCCCCCGAAGAGCCGGCCAGGGTCCAGCGCTTCACGACCGAGCCCCGCATTTCGCTCTTCGTCAAGCAGACCGGCGAGCGACGCGAACTCCCCATCGAGGAGTACGTCGCCGGTGTGGTCGCCGGCGAGATGTGGGAGAACTGGCCCGAGAGCGCCTACGCGGCCCAGGCCATCCTCGCCAGGACCTTCACGCTGGAGTTCATGGGCCGGGGCGGAACGCGCTCGCTCCACGGCACGGACGTATCCAGCGACCCCACGGAGGCCCAGGCGTACAACCCCTCCCGGATCTCGGACGTGATCCGCCGGGCGGTGAACCGCACCCGCGGCGAGGTGCTCACCTTCAACGGGCGGTACGCCAGGGCCTGGTTCCACTCGTACAGCGGCGGGCAGACCACCACCCCCGAAGAGGGGCTGGGCGTGCGGGTCACCGACGCGCCCTACCTGCGGCCGGTGCGGTTGCCGAACAACACGGTGGTGCCTGCCCAGTTCAAGTCGTGGCGCGCGGAGTTCTCCGAGCAGGAGCTCACAAGCGCCCTGGCCAAGGCCGGGATCGACGTCGGGGCCATCCAGGGTATGCGCGTCGCCGCCCGTGGCCCGACC
This sequence is a window from Bacillota bacterium. Protein-coding genes within it:
- a CDS encoding MazG family protein, whose translation is MQITVVGLGPGPADLLTVRAEHALRQAKRLFLRTRAHPVAETLRAWGVAFTALDEYVERAPTLEDAWRAMADRLLEEAAGAPDRVVYGVPGHPLVGEPSVGHLLARAMEQGAVELVPSPSGPEAAWVELRVDPVASGAAYIDARQLARFAPLSDALPPPSGMAWERRRGYLVLHLDSPVLAAQVKAALQRARGRTQPVAVVHAAGTAQARVEWTVLGELDRRRDFGPGTGVYVPPADGELPGAGEGMEALVRIMARLRAPDGCPWDRRQTPGSLRRYIIDEAYEACEAIERGDPDRVQDELGDLLLQVLFQAQIASEQGRFDMAGVEAHLRAKLIRRHPHVFGDARVKDAAEVLERWEAIKRQERGQAEGDQASGAPSSLMDGLTTGLPSLSFAEAVQRRAATVGFEWPEISGAGRKA
- a CDS encoding SpoIID/LytB domain-containing protein; this translates as MANRRRYVALTTLGLLAVAGVVFYLSGFPGDRTGPGSQPKDAPEEPARVQRFTTEPRISLFVKQTGERRELPIEEYVAGVVAGEMWENWPESAYAAQAILARTFTLEFMGRGGTRSLHGTDVSSDPTEAQAYNPSRISDVIRRAVNRTRGEVLTFNGRYARAWFHSYSGGQTTTPEEGLGVRVTDAPYLRPVRLPNNTVVPAQFKSWRAEFSEQELTSALAKAGIDVGAIQGMRVAARGPTGRITRVDLSGTSGRASISGNGLRVALGPERMKSTLVRTFQFSNGRLVVAGTGSGHGVGLSQWDALMMARQGKTPEQIVQTFYPGTRIEKLW